A portion of the Arcobacter sp. F155 genome contains these proteins:
- a CDS encoding PAS domain-containing sensor histidine kinase codes for MNDNHFECFFNNTIEGILIIENGFIVNINQAMIDILKYNNKDEIIGNLATGILIPTINHKYLEYNNATFEEVSLITKEGEIIPAIIRIKDIKENNNTYKMVFIQDLTDLKEKESLLIEQSRMAAMGEMISMIAHQWRQPLSSIGTAVSNLKLRINMKNYDETTFNKKLDDVENYLEYMSTTIDDFRNFFKKDRDKELTNIPYITNIAVEMLYEAFEKNSVKIENKNSIKLDNIFLYKNELLQVIINILTNAKDAFNDKQNQGDNKIVIEYKESKKVQKIIISDNAGGIPENIIDKVFDPYFSTKDNKNGTGIGLYMCKTIIEKHFQGKIKVSNKKDGACFEITISK; via the coding sequence ATGAATGACAATCATTTTGAATGCTTTTTCAATAATACTATAGAAGGTATTTTAATTATAGAAAATGGTTTTATAGTAAATATTAACCAAGCTATGATTGATATCTTAAAATACAACAATAAAGATGAAATTATTGGAAACCTTGCAACGGGTATATTAATCCCAACAATTAATCATAAATACCTCGAATACAACAATGCAACCTTTGAAGAAGTTTCTTTAATAACAAAAGAAGGTGAAATAATTCCTGCAATAATAAGAATCAAAGATATCAAAGAAAATAATAACACTTATAAAATGGTTTTTATTCAAGATTTAACAGATTTAAAAGAGAAAGAGAGTCTATTAATAGAGCAATCAAGAATGGCAGCAATGGGTGAAATGATTTCAATGATTGCACACCAATGGAGACAACCTTTAAGCTCAATAGGAACTGCTGTTTCCAATCTAAAACTTCGTATTAATATGAAAAATTATGATGAAACAACATTTAATAAAAAGTTGGACGATGTAGAAAACTATTTAGAGTATATGTCTACAACAATTGATGACTTTAGAAACTTCTTTAAAAAAGATAGAGATAAAGAGCTTACAAATATTCCATATATAACAAATATTGCCGTTGAAATGTTATATGAAGCCTTTGAAAAAAACAGTGTTAAAATAGAGAATAAAAATAGTATTAAACTTGACAATATCTTTTTATATAAAAATGAACTTCTTCAAGTAATCATTAATATTTTAACAAATGCAAAAGATGCTTTTAATGATAAGCAAAACCAAGGTGATAATAAAATAGTAATAGAATATAAAGAGTCAAAGAAAGTTCAAAAAATTATAATAAGTGATAATGCTGGAGGAATACCAGAAAATATCATTGATAAAGTATTTGATCCATATTTCTCTACAAAAGATAATAAAAATGGAACAGGTATTGGATTATATATGTGTAAAACTATTATTGAAAAACATTTTCAAGGTAAGATAAAAGTATCAAATAAAAAAGATGGTGCTTGTTTTGAGATAACTATTTCAAAGTAA
- a CDS encoding response regulator transcription factor, with amino-acid sequence MVDYILLEKYAKDKSVLFVEDDKDIIKETSELLELIFPKVDVAFDGEEAIEKYKEYYKSTNSYYDVVISDIKMPNKDGIELTREVYDINKEQLLIILSAHSESNYLLELVNIGISHFITKPLNYDSFVHVLYTKLKELYEKSNKDENISSTILKINDNLSWNKETKQLLKDDKSIKLTKKEILLIEVLLKYSEKTHTIEELLTILWSEDEEKNPNISNLKNIISRLRKKVPELDLENVYGFGYRINLK; translated from the coding sequence ATGGTTGATTATATTCTTTTAGAAAAATATGCAAAAGATAAAAGTGTTCTTTTTGTAGAAGATGATAAAGATATTATAAAAGAAACAAGTGAATTGCTAGAACTGATTTTCCCAAAAGTAGATGTTGCTTTTGATGGTGAAGAAGCAATTGAAAAGTATAAAGAGTATTATAAAAGTACAAATTCATACTATGATGTTGTAATCAGTGATATAAAAATGCCAAATAAAGATGGTATAGAACTTACAAGAGAAGTTTATGATATAAATAAGGAGCAATTACTAATAATACTATCTGCTCATAGCGAATCAAACTATTTATTAGAACTTGTAAATATAGGTATTTCTCATTTTATTACAAAACCATTAAACTATGACTCTTTTGTACATGTTTTATATACAAAACTAAAAGAGTTATATGAAAAAAGTAATAAAGATGAAAATATTTCTAGTACCATTTTAAAAATAAATGATAATCTTTCTTGGAATAAAGAAACAAAACAATTATTAAAAGATGACAAAAGTATCAAACTTACAAAAAAAGAGATACTTTTAATTGAAGTACTTTTAAAGTACAGTGAAAAGACTCATACAATTGAAGAACTACTAACTATTCTTTGGTCAGAAGACGAAGAGAAGAACCCAAATATCTCTAATCTTAAAAATATTATCTCTAGACTTAGAAAAAAAGTCCCTGAACTAGATTTAGAAAATGTTTATGGCTTTGGATATCGAATAAATTTAAAATAA
- the lptB gene encoding LPS export ABC transporter ATP-binding protein: MSKLRIEDIKKSIKKTQILHGISLEVNAGEIVGLLGPNGAGKTTTFYTVCGLVAPTSGKVFFDDEEITKLPLHKRALKGIGYLPQESSIFKDLSVEDNLLLAAEIITKDKDEQRKRVEDLLEVFNIEPIRQRKGISLSGGERRRTEIARALVSKPKFLLLDEPFAGVDPIAVKDIQEIINELTKFGIGILITDHNVRETLQICHRAYVMKNGSLLASGKAEDIKSDGSVREHYLGESFSF; encoded by the coding sequence ATGAGTAAATTAAGAATTGAAGATATTAAAAAGAGTATCAAAAAAACACAAATATTACATGGAATCTCACTAGAAGTAAATGCAGGTGAAATCGTAGGTTTACTTGGACCAAATGGTGCAGGAAAAACTACTACTTTTTATACGGTTTGTGGATTAGTAGCACCAACTAGTGGAAAGGTATTTTTTGATGATGAAGAGATTACAAAACTGCCTTTACACAAAAGAGCATTAAAAGGAATAGGGTACTTACCACAAGAATCATCTATTTTTAAAGATTTAAGTGTTGAAGATAACCTTTTACTTGCAGCAGAAATTATCACAAAAGATAAAGATGAACAAAGAAAAAGAGTAGAAGATTTACTTGAAGTATTTAATATTGAACCAATTAGACAAAGAAAAGGTATCTCTTTATCTGGTGGAGAGAGAAGAAGAACAGAGATTGCTAGAGCTTTAGTATCAAAACCAAAGTTTTTACTTCTTGATGAACCTTTTGCAGGGGTTGACCCTATTGCTGTAAAAGATATTCAAGAGATTATCAATGAGCTTACTAAATTTGGTATTGGTATTTTAATAACAGACCATAATGTAAGAGAAACTCTACAAATCTGTCATAGAGCTTATGTTATGAAAAATGGGTCTTTATTAGCTTCTGGTAAGGCTGAAGATATCAAAAGTGATGGTAGTGTAAGAGAACACTATCTAGGAGAGAGTTTTAGTTTTTAA
- a CDS encoding S4 domain-containing protein yields MRIDKYLNAVNITKRRAVAEDMLEHKVVFINGQAVKKAKEVKVGDIIEIKYLERTDKFEVLQIPTTKSTPKSKMDEYVKRLQG; encoded by the coding sequence ATGAGAATTGATAAATATTTAAATGCAGTTAATATAACAAAAAGAAGAGCAGTTGCAGAAGATATGCTTGAACATAAAGTAGTGTTTATAAATGGGCAAGCTGTTAAAAAAGCAAAAGAGGTAAAAGTTGGGGATATTATTGAAATAAAATATCTTGAAAGAACTGATAAATTCGAAGTTCTTCAAATACCAACAACAAAATCTACTCCAAAATCAAAGATGGATGAATACGTAAAAAGATTGCAAGGATAA
- the tsaE gene encoding tRNA (adenosine(37)-N6)-threonylcarbamoyltransferase complex ATPase subunit type 1 TsaE, translated as MILALDEIDKIVKKVSSLTSKKNNDCVVILRGDLASGKTTFVKHFVKDLGLDDEVTSPTFSLQSIYSDKVFHYDVYNKSLEDFISLGLLEEFEKAGIHFVEWGDERLEKLLKSYGFEVLVLNIKKEDDKRQYIINE; from the coding sequence TTGATTTTAGCTTTAGATGAAATTGATAAAATAGTAAAAAAAGTCTCTTCTTTAACTTCTAAGAAGAATAATGACTGTGTTGTTATTTTAAGGGGAGACTTAGCAAGTGGTAAAACTACCTTTGTAAAACATTTTGTAAAAGATTTAGGTTTAGATGATGAAGTAACTTCACCAACTTTTTCTTTACAATCCATTTATTCAGACAAAGTTTTTCATTATGATGTTTATAATAAAAGTTTAGAAGATTTTATCTCTTTAGGCTTATTAGAAGAGTTTGAAAAAGCTGGAATTCACTTTGTAGAGTGGGGTGATGAACGTTTAGAAAAACTATTAAAATCATATGGCTTTGAAGTACTAGTATTAAATATAAAAAAAGAAGATGATAAAAGGCAATATATTATAAATGAGTAA
- the recR gene encoding recombination mediator RecR, producing the protein MKKGLEKFYNLVEAFESLPTIGKKSALRLAYHVTMNDHYSGIKIAHSIESALKSIKRCVKCGSMSEHEICEICLDDRRDSSKVCIVQSAKDIFLIEDSKQFDGLYFVIEELESESLDRLLNFVKDNVIREALFAITPSLSNDAFMLYIEDKLKDFNITFSKIAQGVPTGVSLENVDMLSLAKAIQSRVDI; encoded by the coding sequence ATGAAAAAAGGTTTAGAAAAGTTTTATAATTTAGTTGAAGCCTTTGAGTCTTTACCAACTATTGGTAAAAAATCTGCATTAAGACTAGCTTATCATGTCACAATGAATGATCACTACAGTGGTATTAAAATAGCTCACAGCATAGAAAGTGCATTAAAAAGTATTAAAAGATGCGTAAAATGTGGCTCAATGAGTGAACATGAGATTTGTGAGATTTGTTTAGATGATAGAAGAGACTCATCGAAGGTTTGTATTGTACAAAGTGCTAAAGATATCTTTTTAATTGAAGATTCAAAACAATTTGATGGCTTATATTTTGTTATTGAAGAGTTAGAGAGTGAAAGTTTAGATAGATTACTTAATTTTGTAAAAGATAACGTAATAAGAGAAGCTCTTTTTGCAATAACCCCATCTTTATCAAATGATGCATTTATGTTATATATTGAAGATAAACTAAAAGATTTTAATATTACATTCTCTAAAATTGCACAAGGTGTACCAACAGGTGTTAGTTTAGAAAATGTTGATATGTTGTCTTTAGCAAAAGCAATACAAAGTAGGGTAGATATTTAA
- a CDS encoding uracil-DNA glycosylase yields MTDRIVCQKCIHYFVTWQQSKPHGCKAYGFKSKIIPSVVVKNSSGLPCSFFQLKNPQK; encoded by the coding sequence ATGACTGATAGAATAGTATGTCAAAAATGTATTCACTATTTTGTTACATGGCAACAAAGTAAACCCCATGGTTGCAAAGCTTACGGCTTTAAGTCTAAAATTATTCCTTCTGTAGTAGTAAAGAATAGTAGTGGCTTACCTTGTTCGTTTTTTCAGTTGAAAAATCCTCAAAAATAG
- a CDS encoding diguanylate cyclase → MNKEILKDINVLYVEDEDDVREFTSKTISTIVNSVETARNGKEGLEKFQENKEINLILTDINMPKMGGLEMCAEIRKIDNEVPIVITSAHSDPDFLKKAIDVKVSAYAMKPIDLYHLIESMIKAVEPIFLRKKLEYINLTLENKVEEAVKQTKSILDAQDNMVILTDLANPIDANKKFFEYFQVSNLEEFLVKHNSILDVFKRDNNLLNKDIFEDSKNWISKLSELNEIDRTVKIENKDGEDRVFTINIDDYEQKGEHYVISFTDITELKEKSNLLEYQANHDQLTGLFNRQKFNEIFKKEIKREKRYNNNLSLIIFDIDNFKNFNDDFGHNVGDEVLKIISKVLLENIREHDSVARWGGEEFLVLLPQTDELGARNVAEKIRKAIESYKRDDIPRQITASFGVTRFKEDDNETSVLKKADDALYKAKKEGKNRVEVF, encoded by the coding sequence ATGAATAAAGAAATTTTAAAAGATATTAATGTTTTATATGTTGAAGATGAAGATGATGTAAGAGAGTTTACAAGTAAAACAATTAGTACTATAGTAAATAGTGTAGAAACTGCTAGAAATGGAAAAGAAGGTCTTGAAAAGTTTCAGGAAAATAAAGAGATTAATCTAATTTTGACAGATATTAATATGCCTAAAATGGGTGGTTTAGAGATGTGTGCTGAAATTAGAAAAATCGATAATGAAGTTCCTATTGTAATAACAAGTGCCCATAGTGATCCAGACTTTCTTAAAAAAGCAATTGATGTAAAAGTAAGTGCTTATGCTATGAAACCAATAGATTTATATCATTTAATAGAAAGTATGATTAAAGCTGTTGAGCCAATTTTTTTAAGAAAGAAACTTGAATATATAAACTTAACTTTAGAGAATAAAGTAGAAGAAGCAGTAAAACAGACTAAATCTATCCTTGATGCACAGGATAACATGGTTATTTTAACAGACCTAGCAAATCCAATTGATGCAAATAAAAAGTTCTTTGAATATTTCCAAGTAAGTAATCTAGAAGAGTTTTTAGTTAAACATAATTCTATTTTAGATGTATTTAAAAGAGATAATAACCTTTTAAACAAAGATATCTTTGAAGACTCAAAAAACTGGATAAGTAAACTTTCTGAGTTAAATGAAATAGATAGAACAGTAAAAATTGAAAATAAAGATGGTGAAGATAGAGTTTTTACTATCAATATAGATGATTATGAGCAAAAAGGGGAACACTATGTTATCTCTTTTACTGATATTACTGAATTAAAAGAGAAATCAAATCTTTTAGAATATCAAGCAAACCATGACCAGCTTACAGGTCTATTTAATAGACAAAAATTTAATGAAATCTTTAAAAAAGAGATAAAAAGAGAAAAGAGATATAACAATAATTTATCTCTAATTATTTTTGATATTGATAACTTTAAAAACTTCAATGATGACTTTGGTCATAATGTTGGAGATGAAGTTTTAAAAATCATTTCAAAAGTTCTTTTAGAAAATATTAGAGAGCATGATTCAGTTGCTAGATGGGGTGGAGAAGAGTTTTTAGTACTACTGCCTCAAACAGATGAATTAGGTGCGAGAAATGTTGCTGAAAAAATTAGAAAAGCAATAGAAAGCTATAAAAGAGATGATATTCCAAGACAAATAACTGCTAGTTTTGGTGTAACAAGATTTAAAGAAGATGACAATGAAACTTCTGTTCTAAAAAAAGCAGATGATGCTTTATATAAAGCTAAAAAAGAAGGTAAAAACAGAGTTGAAGTTTTTTAA
- a CDS encoding argininosuccinate synthase, which produces MNKKDVKKVVLAYSGGLDTSTILKWLQDEYNAEVITFTADLGQGEEVEPAREKALACGIKPENIFILDIKEEFVKEYVFPMFRANAIYEGEYLLGTSIARPLIAKKQIEIANKMGADAVSHGATGKGNDQVRFELGYLGLNPDITVIAPWREWDLNSREKLLAYAKQHGIEIDKKHIDAEGNPVISPYSMDANLLHISYEGLSLEDPNAEPSEDMWLWTNSPEEAPDEAEYITISYKNGDPIAINGEEMSPATILETLNNYGNKHGIGRIDIVENRYVGMKARGCYETPGGTIMLKAHRAIESITLDREAAHLKDELMPKYAKLIYQGYWFSPEREMMQAAIDKTQENVEGTVKLKLYKGNVIVVGRDSEKSLFSEAHSTFEEDEVYNQKDAEGFIRLNALRFIISGENKKYYHL; this is translated from the coding sequence ATGAATAAAAAAGATGTAAAAAAAGTTGTATTAGCATATAGTGGTGGGCTAGATACATCAACTATTTTAAAATGGCTTCAAGATGAGTATAATGCAGAAGTTATTACATTCACTGCTGACTTAGGACAAGGTGAAGAAGTAGAACCTGCAAGAGAAAAAGCTTTAGCTTGTGGAATTAAACCAGAAAATATTTTTATCTTAGATATAAAAGAAGAGTTTGTTAAAGAGTATGTATTCCCAATGTTTAGAGCAAATGCAATCTATGAAGGTGAATATTTATTAGGTACTTCAATTGCTAGACCACTTATTGCTAAAAAGCAAATTGAAATTGCAAATAAAATGGGTGCAGATGCTGTATCTCATGGTGCAACAGGAAAAGGTAATGACCAAGTTAGATTTGAGCTTGGATACTTAGGGTTAAACCCAGATATTACTGTAATTGCTCCATGGAGAGAATGGGATCTTAACTCAAGAGAGAAATTATTAGCTTATGCAAAACAACATGGAATTGAAATTGATAAAAAACATATTGATGCAGAAGGTAATCCTGTAATTTCTCCATACTCTATGGATGCAAATCTTTTACATATTTCTTATGAAGGTTTATCTTTAGAAGATCCAAATGCAGAGCCAAGTGAAGATATGTGGTTATGGACAAATTCACCAGAAGAAGCTCCTGATGAAGCAGAATATATCACAATCTCATATAAAAATGGAGACCCAATTGCAATCAATGGTGAAGAAATGTCACCAGCAACTATCTTAGAAACTTTAAATAACTATGGAAACAAACATGGTATTGGAAGAATAGATATTGTTGAAAATAGATATGTTGGAATGAAAGCAAGAGGTTGTTATGAAACTCCAGGTGGAACAATTATGTTAAAAGCTCATAGAGCAATTGAATCTATTACTTTAGATAGAGAAGCTGCTCACTTAAAAGATGAGTTAATGCCTAAATATGCTAAGTTAATTTACCAAGGTTACTGGTTCTCTCCTGAAAGAGAAATGATGCAAGCAGCAATTGACAAAACACAAGAAAATGTAGAGGGAACTGTTAAGTTAAAACTTTACAAAGGAAATGTTATTGTTGTAGGAAGAGATTCTGAAAAATCTTTATTCTCTGAAGCACACTCAACTTTTGAAGAAGACGAAGTATATAACCAAAAAGATGCAGAAGGGTTTATTAGACTTAATGCACTTAGATTTATCATTTCTGGTGAAAACAAAAAATACTATCACTTATAA
- the trpD gene encoding anthranilate phosphoribosyltransferase translates to MFNMAKLKFDDIFENRLPQEEVREYLIELYERGETAAEIAGAASAMREHLIPLPLHYELKEKAIDIVGTGGDKSYSFNISSTVSILLAGTDSYVAKHGNRSVTSKSGSADMLEELGINLNLSLDNTAKMLEETGFCFMFAQNHHPAMKYIMPIRKSIDHRTIFNILGPLSNPATVSKQLIGVFDKSYINRIATALDLLETKKSIVVSSKDGMDEISISDITYATRLENGKIEDFEIDPQAYGLKLAPKESIVGGDAKQNAQITRDILSNKIDGPMLDIVLINAAAALEVDGKARDIQDGLEIAKEAIQSGKAKTKLEQIIDVSSKLN, encoded by the coding sequence ATGTTTAATATGGCAAAATTAAAATTTGATGATATTTTTGAAAACAGATTACCACAAGAAGAAGTAAGAGAGTATTTAATAGAACTATATGAAAGAGGTGAAACAGCAGCAGAAATCGCTGGTGCTGCAAGTGCTATGAGAGAGCATTTAATTCCTCTTCCTTTACATTATGAATTAAAAGAAAAAGCTATTGATATTGTAGGAACAGGTGGAGATAAAAGTTATAGCTTTAATATCTCAAGTACAGTTTCAATTCTTTTAGCTGGTACTGATTCATATGTTGCAAAACATGGAAATAGAAGTGTTACAAGTAAAAGTGGTAGTGCTGATATGTTAGAAGAGTTAGGTATTAATCTAAATTTATCTTTAGATAATACTGCAAAAATGCTAGAAGAAACAGGTTTTTGTTTTATGTTTGCACAAAATCATCATCCTGCAATGAAATATATAATGCCAATTAGAAAATCAATTGACCATAGAACTATTTTTAATATTTTAGGACCATTATCAAATCCTGCAACTGTATCAAAACAGTTAATTGGTGTTTTTGATAAATCTTATATCAATAGAATTGCAACAGCTTTAGATTTACTTGAAACTAAAAAGTCTATTGTAGTTTCATCAAAAGATGGAATGGATGAAATCTCTATTTCTGATATTACATATGCAACAAGATTAGAAAATGGAAAAATTGAAGACTTTGAAATTGACCCTCAGGCTTATGGATTAAAGTTAGCTCCAAAAGAGTCAATTGTAGGTGGAGATGCAAAACAAAATGCACAAATAACAAGGGATATTTTATCAAATAAAATTGATGGACCTATGCTTGATATTGTTTTAATCAATGCCGCTGCAGCATTAGAAGTTGATGGAAAAGCAAGGGATATACAAGATGGTTTAGAGATTGCAAAAGAAGCTATTCAAAGTGGAAAAGCAAAAACTAAACTAGAACAAATTATTGATGTATCTTCAAAATTAAACTAG
- a CDS encoding dUTP diphosphatase: MLYKDLKDSIKSLGFLSIEDFVQYIGVTPSDILEWEEKDEVPYTVSLIIHLLKGDRDLPNNKSLDSLVEECLPLAELLEEASSFPYKLEEMFLLQKELNDSTNGKNWELGRNKFGKEINWLRCIHMEVAELIDSTPWKHWKNINSEPDMNNIHVELVDIWHFLMSYILQETNVPRAVSLVNTHCIYEASEDIDVKAMVKEAEKLSYIALAIETGNIPSFGGIERFIDQFFRCCKISGLSFTWLQKLYIGKNCLNKFRQDHGYKEGTYIKTWNGSEDNVIMVSVLENMENVSFDELYSKLEENYPSN, from the coding sequence TTGTTATACAAAGATTTGAAAGATAGTATTAAGTCTCTTGGTTTCCTTTCTATTGAAGATTTTGTTCAATATATTGGGGTTACACCTTCAGATATTTTAGAGTGGGAAGAAAAAGATGAAGTTCCTTACACAGTATCATTAATTATTCACTTATTAAAAGGTGATAGAGACTTACCAAATAATAAATCGTTAGATAGTTTAGTAGAAGAGTGTTTACCTCTAGCAGAACTATTAGAGGAAGCATCATCATTCCCTTACAAGTTAGAAGAGATGTTTTTATTACAAAAAGAGTTAAATGACTCTACAAATGGTAAAAACTGGGAATTAGGAAGAAATAAGTTTGGAAAAGAGATTAATTGGCTTAGATGTATTCATATGGAAGTTGCTGAATTAATTGATTCAACTCCATGGAAACACTGGAAAAATATCAACTCTGAACCAGATATGAATAATATTCATGTAGAGCTAGTTGATATTTGGCATTTCTTAATGTCTTATATTTTACAAGAAACAAATGTACCAAGAGCTGTTTCTTTAGTAAACACACATTGTATCTATGAAGCATCAGAAGATATTGATGTAAAAGCAATGGTAAAAGAAGCAGAGAAATTATCATATATTGCCTTAGCAATTGAGACTGGAAATATCCCATCTTTTGGTGGAATAGAAAGATTTATTGACCAGTTCTTTAGATGTTGTAAAATCTCTGGACTTTCTTTTACTTGGTTACAAAAACTTTATATTGGTAAAAACTGTTTAAATAAATTTAGACAAGACCATGGTTATAAAGAGGGAACTTATATTAAAACATGGAATGGTAGCGAAGATAATGTTATCATGGTTTCTGTATTAGAGAATATGGAAAATGTAAGTTTCGATGAATTATATTCTAAACTAGAAGAAAACTATCCTTCAAACTAA
- a CDS encoding response regulator yields MLNTSENYKDYTILYVEDETIVRSNVEVCLNYIFNVVIAENGKEGLEKFTSEKVDLIITDINMPLKDGISMLKEIRDINPTIPCIITSAVDLDIIEKIKSLGVSKCIAKPFDMKDLLNCSMKVLDSM; encoded by the coding sequence ATGTTAAATACATCAGAAAATTATAAAGATTATACTATTTTATATGTAGAAGACGAGACTATTGTAAGATCAAATGTTGAAGTTTGTTTGAACTATATCTTCAATGTAGTAATCGCAGAAAATGGAAAAGAAGGTCTCGAAAAGTTTACTAGTGAAAAAGTAGATTTAATTATCACAGATATAAATATGCCTCTAAAAGATGGAATATCAATGTTAAAAGAGATAAGGGATATAAATCCTACTATTCCATGTATTATTACTTCGGCTGTTGATTTAGATATAATCGAAAAAATTAAAAGTTTAGGTGTTAGTAAATGCATAGCAAAACCTTTTGATATGAAAGATTTACTTAACTGTAGTATGAAGGTATTAGATTCGATGTAA
- a CDS encoding gamma carbonic anhydrase family protein, with protein sequence MLLKFKGHYPKIAPTAWVASSADVIGKVEIGENSSIWFGCVLRGDVNSIKIGNNTNVQDLSMIHMDTDSQTILGDNVTIGHKVMLHGCTIEDNCLIGMSATILDHAVIGEGSIVGANSLVTAGKKFPPKSLIMGSPAKVVKQLTDEDVEKLIKHAGHYVEYKNDYC encoded by the coding sequence ATGTTATTAAAATTTAAAGGACACTATCCAAAAATTGCACCAACTGCTTGGGTTGCAAGTAGTGCTGATGTAATAGGAAAAGTTGAAATAGGAGAAAACTCTTCTATCTGGTTTGGTTGTGTTTTAAGAGGTGATGTAAATAGTATCAAAATCGGTAACAATACAAATGTTCAAGACTTATCAATGATTCATATGGATACAGATTCTCAGACTATTTTAGGTGATAATGTAACTATTGGACATAAAGTAATGCTTCATGGCTGTACTATTGAAGATAACTGTTTAATTGGTATGAGTGCAACTATTTTAGACCATGCAGTAATTGGAGAAGGAAGTATTGTAGGAGCAAATTCACTTGTAACAGCAGGGAAAAAATTTCCACCAAAAAGTTTAATTATGGGAAGTCCAGCAAAAGTAGTTAAACAATTAACAGATGAAGACGTTGAAAAGCTTATAAAGCACGCAGGACATTATGTAGAATATAAAAATGACTACTGTTAA